The following is a genomic window from Pararhizobium capsulatum DSM 1112.
ATGTCATCACTGTCGACAAGGCCGAATTTTCGGACGCGATGAAGCCGGTCTATGACAAATTCATCACCGATCCGAAGATGAAAGACCTGCTCGAGCGCATCCGCGCTACCAAATAAGCCCGGGGCCGGCCGGGTCATGCCCGGCCGGCCTTTGCATTCCCGGTGTATCGAACGCACCGGAGCCTATGGAGGAAAAGGCAATGTGGCGTTTCATGCAGGCCGTCCGGCCTGTCCTGGCCGGGCTTAGCCGGGCTTCACTTTATCTCTCGGGTGTCGGCCTTCTCGTCATGACCGCCGCCGTCGGGTGGCAGGTCTTCGCCCGGTACGTTCTCAACGACACGCCCAGTTGGTCGGAGCCGCTCTCGCTGCATCTGATGTCCTGGTTCATCATTCTCGGCGCCGCCGTCGGCGTGCGCGAAAGCGTGCATCTCGGGCTGGACTTCGTCCGGCACGGCGCACCACCCGCCATGCAGCGCGCCATGGATCTCGTCAGCCTCGGCCTCATCGTGCTCTTCGGAATTGCCATGACCTATTATTCGATCCTGCTTGCCGCCGGCACCTGGAGCGCCAGAATTCCCGTGCTCGGCTGGCCGGGCGGCGTGGACTTCATTCCAATGATCGTCG
Proteins encoded in this region:
- a CDS encoding TRAP transporter small permease produces the protein MWRFMQAVRPVLAGLSRASLYLSGVGLLVMTAAVGWQVFARYVLNDTPSWSEPLSLHLMSWFIILGAAVGVRESVHLGLDFVRHGAPPAMQRAMDLVSLGLIVLFGIAMTYYSILLAAGTWSARIPVLGWPGGVDFIPMIVGGLLISLFAAERFIDTCLGAEIAADVVLQEAA